Proteins encoded within one genomic window of Gambusia affinis linkage group LG09, SWU_Gaff_1.0, whole genome shotgun sequence:
- the si:ch211-39i2.2 gene encoding DNA damage-inducible transcript 4-like protein-like, producing the protein MVYIAAMPFGHGVSVLTEEESVVEMIGKYFFHHNSPGRGSSSARRGSVESCDERDGSWPSADLDAGVEDEQQLLHQDLTRQMECCLTEAKPSVLRCQVLLLPRNMITRVGNHILHASADEPCGLRGASIKLYVEGKDGLKFVGTVVPDPDVTPTFELSVVFKVDKEDGWHIFDSGKVLKLRPEYQLMKRKLYSSESPVIHEFS; encoded by the exons ATGGTCTATATCGCCGCTATGCCCTTTGGACACGGAGTGTCTGTCTTGACGGAGGAGGAAAGCGTGGTGGAGATGATAGGAAAGTACTTCTTCCACCACAACTCCCCGGGCCGTGGGTCGAGTTCGGCCCGGCGGGGAAGCGTTGAGAGCTGCGATGAGAGGGACGGCAGCTGGCCTT CCGCAGATTTGGATGCTGGTGTTGAGGACGAACAGCAGCTCCTCCATCAGGACCTGACCCGGCAGATGGAGTGCTGTCTGACGGAAGCCAAGCCGTCCGTCCTGCGCTGccaggtgctgctgctgccccgCAACATGATCACCAGGGTCGGGAACCACATCCTGCACGCCTCCGCCGATGAGCCCTGCGGGCTCCGGGGCGCCTCCATCAAGCTGTACGTTGAGGGCAAAGACGGCCTCAAGTTTGTGGGGACCGTCGTTCCGGACCCGGATGTGACCCCGACCTTTGAACTGTCTGTGGTGTTCAAGGTGGACAAGGAGGATGGCTGGCACATCTTTGATTCTGGCAAAGTGCTGAAGCTGAGGCCGGAGTACcagctgatgaagaggaagcTCTACTCCTCTGAAAGTCCCGTGATCCATGAGTTCAGCTAG